Below is a genomic region from Medicago truncatula cultivar Jemalong A17 chromosome 3, MtrunA17r5.0-ANR, whole genome shotgun sequence.
ttgttctttttcttGAGAATTGCTGATGACATATgttgtttggctgagaaacacatgtaaaatactgccgaggaaaaataaaatcggctgcagttaactatcgaggaaaatggcagttaactgccgaaattcaATTAAATCCATCGGCAATTGAGTGCCGTGGAATCACTTCGTGTTCCTGTATTAACCCAAAcaatttttccatcaaaatttCTTTTCCAAATCAATTTGTGttcatgaacaattttttatcttCACCTAAATTTCCTTTTCCCAATCACTTTGTGTTCCTGAacaatcaaacaatttttttatcttcaccCAAATTTCCTTTTCCCATCAAATTTAATATTGTTTCTTTGTGGGTAGTTCCCAAATTCATCAAACCAAAAAAGGCAATTGAAATTTGTTATGTGGATCAAACTACCATTGCAAAACCTTGGGTAATTTAGGACCAGAATAATTGAATAAGAGAAGAATTGGAATCTAAGTGTCTCAACAGTGTATGAGGGTTTTTCACACATGGATTCTTTCACCAACCTTCAATGAACTCTCACATGAGGCTTGTAGATATGAAAATGCATGtggtttcaatattttttttttctaattttgtatgaGCCTGCACcgacaaacaaaaagaaaaagatgaattgGAAAAAAGAGACAGATGAAAGATTTTCTCAATTACATAGATGTTCCTCAATTCATAGGAGTGATTCCACGTCACTCAATTGCCGTTGGATTTAATTGAATTTCGGCAGTGAGGTTtttttcggcagttaactgcaggcgattttatttttcctcggtagttaactgccaaggggtattttgatattttacatgtgtttctcagccaaacaacatgtaTCATCAACAATTCTCCCTTTTCTTTTGGTGAGGTTTAAgtccaacttttttttattaattaataaataatagaaaattgttgacacatttggtttggcagagaaacacatgtaaaagacgaaaatacccctcggtagttaactgccgaattatggaacaggctgcagttaactaccgaggaaaaattcggcagtaaactatcgaggaaaactgaaaacttcaccaggtgtcaacgaattcgttgacataAAATCCTAACCGTTTATATCATTTGATCTAAAAGCCAGAAATTATTCATTAAACTGCTCATGTGATTATTGTGTCTGTTAGCCCACATGATTTCTTTCTTCATGTTGGGTTTGAGTTTGTCTCTCTCATTGTAGCTTCATCACTGATTTTCACCCTTTCCGATTAATTTCAATAAGAATGGTGAAAGCAATTGAGCTGTTTGGGTCTTCAGGACAGAGAATTATaagtaattcaattttattcaatTGGAGATTTAGGAAAATACTAGATGTCAACGAATctagtatttattttattcaattggCAATTTAACGCGAGATAAATGGAATTGAGgcttatcatttttcaaaacaagAATGAATCTGCTCTGTCTGAACAACAtactatcaaatttattttattctattttattaaaatattagatATGCTTGTGGAAGAGATTGTCAATTTAATGAATTGTGATAGAActttttctgcaaaaataaaaacatcatagCTGCTGTGAGTGAGttcaagaaaaggaagaagaagatgagtgATTTCTTTTATCCGCTAAGGAGTCTTCACCATAACAACCAAGGTGAATAAATGTCAACCGTTGAGATGGAAAAAAGAACGGATAGAATTTGGTGTCAatgaatccgttgacacctggtgtcaacggatcttaactatatatatatatatatatatatatatatatatatatatatatatatatatatatatgagaaggGATccattgactccaagagtaagtctaAACACTTACTCCAAATCATGACcattcattttaattataattaatggttgtgattaattcaatttaattgttAGGGTGGGGTGTTTTCCTCTCTCCACAGCAGCACACGTTTATCCTCCAATAcacaacaattcacaattatCTTTCTGACAAAACACACAGTTATCGTCATTTGTCAAATGTGTTTATCACCTCCACCTGCTACATCCATTGTTAAGCACATGCCCTTCTTTTCAATATAGAGGTAATCAACTTgctaattatgttttattttatattttatttgtgttgcCAATTTCTTATATAATTAGGGTTCGAtgctttttttttgtgattcctttctattttttttttttttgatagaagcttttttagattattttatttttgataaatcgATGCCTTTCTATTTTggccatttttttctttctaatttataAAGATGATATAACTTGCTGTATATTGGTTTATGTCCTGTGCTATACTTATCGTGGGTGTTTtgctgtgttttttttattgttacgtTCATGGACTGTACTAGTCCTTCAACTATAATTggctttttttgtttggatccATTTGTACTTCTTGTACATTGTGTATCGTGGTATATAACTATGttgttaaaataatatatcataattctgATTATTGTTTAATGATTTGAAttgacaattatttttataaaaaacagGTGCATTAGTCAATTATGGATGGTAATGTTCCTGAAGAAGCCACACAGTCAACAAATGTGGAAATATCTGAAGAAGATATTTTAGTTGCTGCTCCTAATATTGGTGTGGAATTAAATAGTGAACCTTGTAAGGGGATGGAATTCAAATCTGTGGAAAAGGTTAGAGAATTTTATAATTCATTTGCAAAAAGGATGGGTTTTGGAGTACGTGTTCGCTCAACTAAACCAAAGAGAGCTGTCTTTGTATGTTGTAATGAAGGTCATCATATAGTGAAAAGTTCAACAAACAAAGAAATCCAAGATGGcacaaatcaaactaaaagaAAGTGTTCTACTTCTCGAACTGGTTGTCTAGCCACACTTGTTGTTAAAAGAGGTACATTAGAAGGAAATTGGATTATATGTTCATTTAAGAATGATCATAACCATCCCATGGTTAGCCCTAAAAGTGTGTCTTATATGCGGTGTCATAAAAGCATGAATGGTGCTGCAAAAAGTCTTGTTGAACATTTTAAGGAAGAAGGTATACCGACAGGAAAGGTTGCTACAATGTTCAGTGAAGGGGACTTGGCTTTCTCTAATAGGGATTGTTGGAATCATGTTAGAAGTCTTCGAAGAAAAAATTTAGACGTTGGAGATGCTCAAGctgtttttaattattgtaaACAGAAACAGGTagaaaattcaaactttttctATGAAATCCAATGTGATGAAGATTCTCGGATGATAAACTTTTTTTGGGTTGATGCTAGATCAAGATTAGCTTACCAACAATTTGGAGATGTAATATCTTTTGACACCACATATAAGACTAACAAGTATAGTATGCCATTTGCCCCGTTTGTTGGATTGAATAATCATtatcaatcaattttatttggTTGTGCTTTACTACAAGATGAGTCAGAACGCTCGTTTATATGGTTGTTTGAAACTTTTCTTAAGGCAATGGATGGTAAAAAGCCCAAATCTGTCATAACTGACCAGGATTTGGCTATGAAAGGTGCTTTAGCCAATGTTTTTCCAGAAACTAGACATCGCCTCTGCTTATGGCATATTAGGAAAAAATTTGCTGAAAAGTTAGCTCATGTTTATCATAAAAATTCCACTTTCAAGCGAGAATTGAAAAAATGCATTCATGTTTCACCAAGTATAGAAAGTTTTGAAGAAGACTGGAGCCGATTAATGATTGAGTACGGACTAGACAACAATGAATGGCTTCAAGGGTTATATAAAATTAGAGAATCTTGGATACCAGTTTATAATAGAAGCTGTTTTTTTGCTGGGATGAATACAAGTCAAAGAAGTGAGAGCATCAATGCGTTTTTTGATTCTTTTGTGAATGCATCAACAACATTGCAAGAATTtgtgttgaaatttgaaaaggcGGTTGATAGCCGCTTAGAAGTAGAAAAAAGAGAGGATTATGAAAGTAGGCATAAAAAACGCATTTTGGCTACAGGGTCAAAACTTGAGGAGCATGCTGCGTCTATTTATTCGAGAAACATTTTTGGTAAATTTCAAGATGAGATCAGGAAGAtctacaaattttaaaaaaagaagattagCAAAGATGGACATAACTATGTCGATCAAGTTTCCAGTAACTACAATGCTCGAGATATGTTTTTCGTTGATATAAATTTGGACGCACAGATTGCAAAATGTGGATGTCAATTATATGAGTTTTTTGGGGATATTGTGTAGGCATATACTAgtaatttttcaagaaaaaggtATCACTCAAATTCCTGACCATTTTATTTTGCAGCGTTGGACTAAAAATGCTAACAGAAGCATTGAAGTTTGTGATACGACGAGTAATTTTGATGGTCAAAATAGCACACCAAAGATATTAAGAAGGATGCATGCTCAACAAGAAGCAAAGGTATTACTTGATTTGGCTGAAGAGTCTGATGAGATATACAAATTCATTATATCTGATTTGAGGCGCACTCGTATGTCAGCCATTGCAATGAAGAAATCAAATTTAGGTATCAGTGATGGAGTTTCTCCTTTGGAATCTAGCCAAAATGTCAACCAAAATTGCTTGTCGGAGGAAGAAAGTGAACCAGAATTGACTATTAGAAATCCACGCAATGCACAAACAAAAGGGAGAAAGAAGGATGGACAGAAAAACACTCAAAATTGTAGATTCAAGAGTGGAATTGAACTGTCACATGCTCAACAAGTAGCAGTCAAAAGAAAAGCATGTCATGAGTGTGGTGAATCTGGTCACAACAGCAGAACTTGCaagaaaagaaatcaaaatgattaaTACTATTAGTTAATGGCATAGTGTGTTAAGAAATTATCCCTTTTGTATTGTTGGatgttttactattttatttttgaattaatacTGTTTCCAGTTTCCAATTTCCAATTTTccagttttatttttgaattaatacTGTTTCCAATAAATGAAATGGAGTTGGTTATTTTAATATgtcattgttattgttattataaGAAAAGGAATCGATTATTGTTGTTCCCTTATTCTGGCGTGTTGCTCACTTTTTGTTGATAATAGACAGCCCTAGCACAAGTAGTACCAAAAGGGCAATAGATAGAATTACAAGAGTTCCAAAGGCAGCTGAACTGAAAAGCAAAACAACAATACATTTTTGTCGACAGTAAAACAGCAAAACTTGTAACTATTTTATGTAACTATATGaccattaattaatttgtcgACAGTAAAATAGCAAAACTTGTTCCAAAGGTAGCTGAACTGAAACAGCAAAACAGCTCCCAGACCAACAAAATTTGTTAGTTTTTCAATAAACATGACATCCTATTTTATGTAACTATATgaccattaattaattttgttcaaaGAGGTCCTAATAAACTGGTATCATTTTTGTCGACTTAAGAAAGAGATCCTAATACCATTCACATAAAACTGTCATTTTTCCCTCCACTGTAACAATTCACTAACACTGTTAATCAATTGAAAACAAATGGTTTTGTATTTTCTCCCTCTTAGAATCTCTCTCCTTGTAACTTCTCTTCAGAGAAGcttctcctttcttttttgCTTGTATCAGTTTTCTCCGTTAAATATTATGCTCCTCAAATATTCCACAACCACTCTTTTCGATGCACATAAACtcaatttcttataaaataacaatCAAAGGTTGTGTATCAAATAAACCCTaactagattttttatttttggaggaacaaaaaacacaaaattttcattgtgaAGAACCACCATTGATAAGTAAGGATTCAACATGTTAATAAAGAACCCTAAAATAGAAGCATGGAAGCTTTTGCAAATtgatagagagagaagaagaaaaggaaggatTATGCATGGAAGCTTTTGCAAATTGTGTATCAGAGAAACCctaactagatttttttttaggaataaaaACACAAAGGATTCAACATGTTAATAAAGAACCTTAAattgagaaagagagagaagaagaagaagaacgattatgcaaattgatagagtagaagaaaaagaaaagaacgaTTCATATGGTGTAACTGTAATGTCGTGAACTTGAAAAGAGGAAAACACCCCACCCTaacaattaaattgaattaatcacaaccattaattataattaaaatgaatgGTCATGATTTGGAGTAAGTGTTtagacttactcttggagtcaatggatcccttctatatatatatatatcttaataagaatatcatttaaatcttgaccaaaacaataaagagcatttaagtcctcaaaaaacatttcaataagtgtaaaaattaagcatttgaatattgttttgcaaattacttaaataaataaaaaaatctttgtgcacaattattttaacgtagaaaatataacaacatattataccataaaaaaaatcgttgtgcacaattattttaacgattttttattattatttttatttaagtaatgtgcaaaactatattcaaatgcttaatttttacactgatttaaatgctattcttattaatatatatacacataagtataatactgtaattgtttgaaacgtaccaaaataatgattgaaacatacaaaatcaataaatattaattatgataatttatggtttttgtaaaaaaaaaaaggtttgaagtttcctcggcagttaactgccgaagttttcctcggtagtttactgccgaagttttcctcgaaAGTTAACTGTAGTCGGTttcataattcggcagttaaccgCCGAGGGACatctttatcttttatatatgtttCTCCACCAAACCAAAtgtttcaacaacaattttctaaaTAATATTGACTTGTGATTTTTCAGTTTGGTTCAGCGGTAATAACTTATCTGGGATGATTCATCCTCTCTAATGCCACTTGCCTTTGCTTAGAAAAACCTGTACGGCCTGGGTAAATAATTTTAGCACGTAAGTTTAATacatttattatatatacacagtttttgagattttaaaaaaaaataatactataacAATGTGCATACTTTTCTTACACCTAAATTGAATACTACTACTTTCTTTTTTGATAGATAGGAGAGATAACAAAACCAtaataaactcacacataaagtggaggtatcggggttcgaacctcaatcATGACGttcgacctaacaatttcggtcTGTTGTCAGTTGAGTTAAAATGCAGTAAAATATTGGTACCCttgaaaattgtaataaattgataaaaaaaaaacctaaatttaattatatcgAGCAATTTGGCCCATATgctaatttttatataattcaCTGTCAAGAATTAACTtactaacaaaaattaataactaAATTGTATCATTAAATTATAGCACTTGGTCACAAATTAGTCCTTACAAATTAACATAATGACCAAATTATCTAACGTCATTCAtgatcaagattttttttgccTATTTACAAATTTCAAAGATGTAGATGTCCACCCTTACAATTTCAAGAGACGAATGTATGATTTACTgaaattaaactatatttaATGATTAATATGGCATGttatcaaagaaaaagttaacaaatgcattgaaaaggaaaaaggtAGCACCTGTAGTAGTGGTCCTTCTTCTAGTCGTGTCGTGTCGTGGCACATCGTTTTCATGGAAGGGTCATTAGTTTTTATCAAAACCACTTAACCACTTAATCTATGTCCCGTGATTAAGATTCTTACAAACAAAATACGATGTCCTTAGAATTAAGGGAAGCTTAAAAACCGGCAACGCTGGCGTGGCAGTATGTTTtgcaaaaaacaacaaatggTTTTTTCTCTCTATAGTAGATTTTGAATATCATTGGTTTGTTTTTGTCacactataaataaataaacaccaACAACAGAAGGACACACAATTTGTTTGATCAACAATACA
It encodes:
- the LOC112420246 gene encoding protein FAR1-RELATED SEQUENCE 5-like, whose amino-acid sequence is MDGNVPEEATQSTNVEISEEDILVAAPNIGVELNSEPCKGMEFKSVEKVREFYNSFAKRMGFGVRVRSTKPKRAVFVCCNEGHHIVKSSTNKEIQDGTNQTKRKCSTSRTGCLATLVVKRGTLEGNWIICSFKNDHNHPMVSPKSVSYMRCHKSMNGAAKSLVEHFKEEGIPTGKVATMFSEGDLAFSNRDCWNHVRSLRRKNLDVGDAQAVFNYCKQKQVENSNFFYEIQCDEDSRMINFFWVDARSRLAYQQFGDVISFDTTYKTNKYSMPFAPFVGLNNHYQSILFGCALLQDESERSFIWLFETFLKAMDGKKPKSVITDQDLAMKGALANVFPETRHRLCLWHIRKKFAEKLAHVYHKNSTFKRELKKCIHVSPSIESFEEDWSRLMIEYGLDNNEWLQGLYKIRESWIPVYNRSCFFAGMNTSQRSESINAFFDSFVNASTTLQEFVLKFEKAVDSRLEVEKREDYESRHKKRILATGSKLEEHAASIYSRNIFGKFQDEIRKIYKF